One Bufo gargarizans isolate SCDJY-AF-19 chromosome 4, ASM1485885v1, whole genome shotgun sequence DNA window includes the following coding sequences:
- the LOC122935384 gene encoding uncharacterized protein LOC122935384, translated as MPRWNVDKLITLVQERPEIWDTRSNLYLDRTRKDAAWEQVARSLRKNDWAKADSRGRADLLKQTKTRWASCRDQFRREVSSKGRSGEGPSRKRPYIYTAQLQFLRPVMDLRPTVDSLEPSGETSSDVSETPAVFSPAISPEPTPAEEPEESSQGQQQQEPSPPRVRQPHPRRHRQVPPSTSVPESREVIDARVIDFLAQRRSDGVEEKMLRGLAPLMKKVPEPDHNACVASIAVVMKMFAIPNHGDILGRLNHWMMDLENEGQPQMAGQFGRERQPTQAPSFAPHPQYGPPHGHMQGAGQGIFQGSLPTVPPQQAQGRPRSSFPAGSFTQDLFEL; from the exons ATGCCAAGGTGGAATGTGGATAAGCTCATcaccctggtccaggagaggcctgAAATATGGGATACCCGCAGCAATCTCTATCTGGATCGGACCAGAAAGGAtgctgcgtgggagcaggtggcccGTAGCCTCCGCAAGAACGATTGGGCGAAAGCCGATAGCAGAGGCCGTGCTGACTTAC TGAAACAAACCAAGACTCGCTGGGccagttgccgggaccaatttCGGCGAGAGGTCTCCAGCAAGGGCCGTAGTGGAGAGGGTCCCTCACGCAAGAGACCGTACATATATACTGCCCAGTTGCAGTTTCTCAGACCCGTAATggacttgaggcc tactgtggacagtctggaacccTCTGGGGAGACATCTTCCGATGTGAGTGAAACACCCGCAGTTTTTTCCCCTGCAATAAGTCCTGAACCGACGCCAGCAGAGGAGCCGGAGGAATCGTCTCAGGGCCAGCAACAGCAAGAACCCAGTCCACCCCGTGTCAGGCAGCCACACCCAAGACGCCaccgccaagtccctccctccacctctgtgccagagagtcgggaGGTTATTGACGCACGCGTCATTGATTTTCTGGCACAGAGGCGGAGTGACGGAGTGGAGGAGAAAATGCTTCGGGGATTGGCGCCCCTTATGAAGAAAGTGCCGGAACCAGATCACAATGCATGCGTGGCTTCAATTGCTGTTGTCATGAAGATGTTCGCCATCCCAAATCATGGGGACATACTGGGTCGTTTGAACCACTGGATGATGGATCTGGAAAATGAGGGGCAACCCCAAATGGCCGGCCAATTTGGACGTGAAAGGCAACCGACTCAGGCGCCTTCCTTTGCCCCACACCCCCAGTACGGGCCACCCCACGGCCATATGCAAGGGGCAGGCcagggcattttccagggcagttTGCCCACTGTCCCACCCCAGCAGGCTCAGGGAAGGCCACGGTCCTCCTTTCCGGCAGGGTCTTTCACTCAGGACCTCTTTGagttataa